CGGGAAGCTGGTGTCGGAAGACTACCTGGAGTACACGGCGGCGGGCGTGTTCCTGCGGGGCGTGCAGTCGGGCGGGCGGCTGAACTGGTACTCGCCGCCGCTGCAGGTGTACCCGGCCGCGCCGCTCGTGCCGGGCCAGGTGTGGACGTCCGTCACGTCCGGCGGCCTGAAACTTAGTGGCCGCGTGGTGGGCACGCAGGCCCTGCGGACGCAGTCGGGGAGCTACAACGCGTTCGTGGTGCGCAGCGAGGTGACGGCCGGCGGGACAGGGCCGGGCGTGCAGGCGTCCAGCACGCAGTACGCGTACTTCGTGCCGGGCCTGGGCGTCGTGCGTTACCAGACGGCGGACGGCAGCACGGTCGACCTGCTGAAGTGACACGCCCGGACAGGTTCCCGCTTCAGGAGGGGAACCGTCCGGGCGGTGCAGGCGGTCAGAAGCTGCTGCTGCCGCCGACGCGCACGCCCTGGTAGTACGCGTAGGACGCCGCGTAGCACGCGGGGCGCTTCAGGAAGCTCTTGGCGGCGCAGATGCCGTCCATGTTGGCGTGGAAGACCTCGTCGGTGGTCTTGCGGTTGGCGTCCGTGCGCTCGTAGACCTTCAGGTTGCGGTACCCGAAGTCGTGGACGTTGCAGGCGGGCCGGAAGTCCTCCCGGTAGCCCAGGCCGAGCCCGTCGGGCGCGCTGCAGCCGTCACGGGTCCAGTCGAGGCCGGGGTAGGGGAGGGCCGTGACGCTGTACCGGGCGTACTGCGCGTCGTAGTTGGGGACGCTGCCCCACCCGACGCTCTTGACGTACGCGAGGCGGTCGCCGTCCAGGCTCAGGCCGGTCAGGGTGGGCACGGCGACGGTGGGGGCCTGTGCGGCGCGCTCGCCGTACGCGACCTGCAGGGCCGCGAGGAGGCCCGGGTCGTCGCCGTAGCGGGCGAGGATGGCCTGGCTGCCCGCGTCCTGCAGTTCGGGGCGGGCGGCGTACCCGGCGGCGTCCTGCGCGGCGGGCGTGGCCTGCTGACCGCACGCGGCGAGAAGGGTGGCGAGAATCAGGGCGCTGAGGGTCTTCTGCATGTCGTCCTCCGGGGTCCGGTGCGGTGTGGGCGGCGTTCCGTCCGCGTCCGGGCGTGACCGGGAGCGGCGGGCATGGGCAGGGCTGCAGGTCCCGTGACGGTCACGGGATCCGCGTGAATTGTCAGACGCTTCACTCTACTGCCCCCGGCAGTGTCGCGGGAGACCGTCAATGCCGGGTCAGGTGCGGATATTCCGCCCCCGCCTGCCCGCCGGGAACTCGGGTCAGTCCTTGAGGTTCTTCTTCTTGCGTCGCCCGTAGCTGAGGAGGTCCACGTACATGCGGGACCGGTACCCGACGCCCTTCCAGAAGCCGCGCTTCTCTTCCTTCATGACCTGTGCGAGGTTCGGGAGTTCCACGTAATCCCAGCGGACGCCGCCCGCCTTGAGCGCGTCGGTGATGGCGGGTTCCGGCCAGCGTTCCTGCCCGAGGCGCGGCACGTGCAGCAGCCACGCGCGCCTGCACGCGCGCTGCCCGGACAGGTGCGGCGTGAGCTTGTTGCCGAGGTCCGTCATGAGGCCGCCCCCCTCGAAGATGCCGATGCTCATGTCGAGCCGCCCCGCGAGGACCGGGGCGAGCAGGATGTTCAGGTGCTCGAGTGTCAGGCCGATCAGGTCCGCGTCCAGCATCACGACGTACTCGGCGTCCGTGGCGTTCAGGGCGGCATGCAGCGCGGCACCCTTGCCGCCGTTGGGGTTCAGTTCCACGACGTGCGCGCCCGCGTCCCGAGCGACCTGCGCCGTCCGGTCGCTGCTGCCGTCCGACGCGACGACCACGTCCGGCGTGAGCTGCAGGGCCGCCCGCACCACCTGTGCGACGGTCTGTTCTTCGTTGTAGGCGGGGATGACGACCGCGATCTTGGCTGGGGTCATGGCTGGTGGGTCAGAACCGGGGGTCCGGCGGGAGATGTGAGGCCCGGCGGGCCCGTCCGTGCGAACTATAGCGGCTGACAGGCCCCCGCCGCACGGGTCCCGCCCCCATCACCGTCAGTGCGCCACCGTCAGAAGAAGCGGCTCAGGTCGCGTACCACCACGAACAGGGACAGCAGCATCACCAGGCCGAACCCGGCGGTCGTCACGGCACTCTCCTGCCGGAACGTGAGGGGCCGCCCGCGCAGCACGCCGACCAGCACGAGCAGGATGCGCCCGCCGTCCAGGCCCGGGATGGGCAGCAGGTTGAAGAACCCCAGCGACAGGTTGATGGTCGCGCCGATCAGCACGAGCGCCCACCCGCCGAGCTTCGCGGCCTCCGACACCACCTGCCCTGTCCCGACCGGCCCGACCACGCCCTGATCCTGACTGAGGTTCAGGGTGAAGAACCGCGCGAACAGGTTCCCGAAGGCCTTCAGCACGGACGGGACCGCCTGCACGATGGTGCGGCCCGACTCGGCCAGCGCGCCCGGCAGCCCGACGCGCTGCACCTTCACGTCCGCGCCGTACGCGATGCCGAGCCGCGCCCGCTGACCGTTCACGGTGGGCGTCCAGTCGAACCGGATGTCCTGCACCTTCCCGGCGCGCTCCACCGTGAAGGTGTGCGGCCCGGCCACCGTCAGGGCACGCTGCACGCGCGTCCAGCCGCCCACC
This genomic window from Deinococcus aquiradiocola contains:
- a CDS encoding glycosyltransferase family 2 protein, with amino-acid sequence MTPAKIAVVIPAYNEEQTVAQVVRAALQLTPDVVVASDGSSDRTAQVARDAGAHVVELNPNGGKGAALHAALNATDAEYVVMLDADLIGLTLEHLNILLAPVLAGRLDMSIGIFEGGGLMTDLGNKLTPHLSGQRACRRAWLLHVPRLGQERWPEPAITDALKAGGVRWDYVELPNLAQVMKEEKRGFWKGVGYRSRMYVDLLSYGRRKKKNLKD
- a CDS encoding M50 family metallopeptidase codes for the protein MNFFQAIAQALTPQGIVWTLVIIALATFMHELAHYWGAKLQGVKVNSFSVGMGPVLARRQWRGTEWRVSLLPIGGYVEIDGMAPDTLEDGRMDSAKHGYALLPAWGKVAILLAGPVMNLLLAFLLLGGNFWANGVQSLRANRAVISSVVPDSRAQSLGFRSGDVVTAIDGQALPVQETVKGEQVGGWTRVQRALTVAGPHTFTVERAGKVQDIRFDWTPTVNGQRARLGIAYGADVKVQRVGLPGALAESGRTIVQAVPSVLKAFGNLFARFFTLNLSQDQGVVGPVGTGQVVSEAAKLGGWALVLIGATINLSLGFFNLLPIPGLDGGRILLVLVGVLRGRPLTFRQESAVTTAGFGLVMLLSLFVVVRDLSRFF
- a CDS encoding phospholipase A2; this encodes MQKTLSALILATLLAACGQQATPAAQDAAGYAARPELQDAGSQAILARYGDDPGLLAALQVAYGERAAQAPTVAVPTLTGLSLDGDRLAYVKSVGWGSVPNYDAQYARYSVTALPYPGLDWTRDGCSAPDGLGLGYREDFRPACNVHDFGYRNLKVYERTDANRKTTDEVFHANMDGICAAKSFLKRPACYAASYAYYQGVRVGGSSSF